A stretch of Opitutaceae bacterium DNA encodes these proteins:
- a CDS encoding GspE/PulE family protein gives MTLFAEPEILPTLSRLTDEQRAALAALSRAQRAEALAGFLELPLDQVTARLAEESGLPIASHEHFDLARLEGLPIRLINEFHCVPVRFETDAAPATGGESADNPEAPLRLATGWPPDPTMSEWVFAACGREPEWWLAPADRIGKFITANLGVGAESLEESLEELGDEAAAADEEEDETAAVIRFVNQVISQAIEDGATDIHFEPQEESLRIRYRIDGLLVTVPVPENLRRFQDAITSRLKIMAKLNISERRLPQDGRINYRLGGNTLDIRLSTMPTMYGESVSLRLLNKKSEPLTLEQLGFPASDRKMIDGALTVPHGIILVTGPTGSGKSTSLNAFIRQINSIDLRIITIEDPIEYEVPGVIQMQVREEIGFGFGEALRHILRQDPNVIMVGEIRDRDTADIAIRASLTGHLVFSTIHTNDAPGAVTRLIDMGIEPFLIASSVEMVLAQRLVRRLCPSCKEMRPVDPVSLRETLRVLEIDPAEADTVTHLPHAVGCEACRNLGYRGRVGLFEILRLDERFHDLIVRRESARAIRKLGLQAGMRTLEQSGWMQIKAGLTSPDEVIRIISMKEGG, from the coding sequence ATGACTCTCTTTGCCGAACCGGAAATCCTGCCGACCCTCTCGCGGCTCACCGACGAGCAGCGGGCCGCCCTGGCGGCCCTTTCGAGGGCTCAGCGGGCCGAGGCTCTCGCCGGTTTCCTTGAACTGCCTCTCGACCAGGTCACGGCCCGGCTGGCGGAGGAGAGCGGCCTGCCCATCGCCTCCCACGAGCACTTCGACCTGGCACGGCTTGAAGGCCTGCCCATCCGCCTGATCAACGAATTCCATTGCGTGCCGGTGCGCTTCGAAACGGACGCAGCGCCGGCAACCGGCGGGGAGTCCGCCGACAACCCGGAGGCCCCCCTGCGGCTGGCCACCGGCTGGCCGCCCGACCCGACCATGAGTGAGTGGGTCTTCGCGGCCTGCGGCCGGGAACCGGAATGGTGGCTGGCGCCGGCCGATCGTATCGGGAAGTTCATTACAGCCAATCTCGGCGTCGGCGCGGAGAGCCTGGAAGAATCGCTCGAAGAGCTGGGCGACGAGGCCGCGGCGGCCGACGAGGAGGAGGACGAGACGGCCGCCGTCATCCGCTTTGTCAACCAGGTCATCTCCCAGGCGATCGAGGACGGGGCGACGGACATTCATTTCGAGCCCCAGGAAGAGTCGCTTCGCATCCGCTACCGGATCGACGGGTTGCTTGTCACCGTGCCGGTGCCGGAGAACCTCCGCCGGTTTCAGGACGCCATCACTTCGCGCCTGAAGATCATGGCGAAGCTCAATATCTCCGAGCGCCGCCTGCCCCAGGATGGCCGCATCAACTACCGGCTGGGGGGCAATACCCTCGACATCCGCCTCTCCACCATGCCCACCATGTATGGGGAGAGCGTCAGCCTGCGCCTGCTTAACAAGAAGAGCGAGCCGCTCACCCTCGAGCAACTCGGTTTCCCCGCTTCGGATCGCAAGATGATCGACGGGGCCCTGACCGTGCCGCACGGCATCATCCTGGTGACCGGCCCGACCGGATCGGGCAAGTCGACTTCGCTCAACGCCTTCATCCGGCAGATCAATTCGATCGACCTGCGGATCATCACGATCGAGGACCCGATCGAGTATGAAGTCCCCGGCGTCATCCAGATGCAGGTCCGGGAAGAGATCGGCTTCGGTTTCGGGGAAGCGCTCCGCCACATCCTCCGTCAGGATCCCAACGTCATCATGGTCGGGGAAATCCGCGACCGGGACACTGCGGACATTGCCATTCGCGCCTCGCTGACCGGTCACCTGGTTTTCTCTACCATCCACACCAACGACGCGCCCGGGGCGGTCACCCGCCTGATCGACATGGGGATCGAGCCGTTCCTGATTGCGTCCAGCGTGGAGATGGTCCTGGCCCAGCGTCTGGTCCGCCGGCTCTGCCCTTCCTGCAAGGAGATGCGTCCGGTCGATCCGGTCTCTCTCCGCGAAACCCTCCGGGTGCTGGAGATCGATCCGGCCGAGGCGGACACGGTCACCCACCTGCCGCATGCCGTCGGATGCGAGGCCTGTCGCAATCTCGGGTATCGGGGCCGGGTCGGTCTGTTTGAGATCCTGCGGCTCGATGAGCGTTTTCACGATCTGATCGTCCGGCGGGAATCCGCCCGGGCCATCCGCAAGCTCGGCCTTCAGGCCGGCATGCGCACCCTCGAGCAATCCGGCTGGATGCAGATCAAGGCCGGCCTGACCTCGCCGGATGAAGTCATCCGCATCATCTCGATGAAGGAGGGGGGATGA
- a CDS encoding secretin N-terminal domain-containing protein, translated as MSSIIRRIRWWFLASGLLLATVATAQDATTPVGIEPAGDPNDVIEFSLRDETLAQVLYLLEQLTGRSVIRPQALPSPTFTFNSLQPLTREEAILAIESLLSINGIGVAPLGDKFIKVVPISTIRTEAPELVVRSLIGDPPSGKVVSKLFRLTYLDSATFQTQIQPFLSPGFGTIIPFQNSNAVIVTDTISNLQRLEYVVSEVDRPSRLNIETKFYTLQYATASEVGGQINSLIESARSGFGTQKTTPNRGQDPQAAVQPVGPPVPAPTGEGSVPIEVVLGGNTSINWDDRTNQLIVITDPSNLPFFDNIIEKLDIAADPPTRIEVIPLQHADATEVGSLLSQLVSGETKQQGLDVSTNTGQERATPSRPTFGSGDSTAGGRQPGTQNASARAAVLDAVATTLEGRESQFSEFMTIVADERSNALIVSGTNNDLDLIVAIIKQIDIVLAQVRIEVIIAQVRLEENNDRGIDQFNLTYDTALGRVTSFGVDVPTIKIAGDLITGEGATGDDYILDTVFKAAKQNNNIKLLSAPTIVTTHNKEATIIVAESRPIITSSQTSLNIGDSTRSTFQFQDIGITLKVKPLIGPNDVIQMEIDQTVDDIIGNVTIDSNEQPVIGRRQATSFVSVRSSEMIVLGGLRGQTIERNKSRMFPFGYVPGIAPLFTRYTDKDIDQELVVFIRPVVIRNTDDAFVDATKRLNQTKDAESVRAFMENEPEESNEENESSKDSTKPTSHFHKK; from the coding sequence ATGTCCTCAATAATCCGCAGAATCCGCTGGTGGTTCCTGGCCTCGGGACTCCTCCTCGCGACCGTGGCCACCGCCCAGGATGCCACCACCCCGGTGGGGATCGAGCCGGCCGGCGACCCCAATGATGTGATCGAGTTCTCCCTGCGCGATGAGACCCTCGCCCAGGTGCTTTACCTCCTCGAGCAGCTGACCGGCCGCTCGGTCATCCGCCCCCAGGCCCTGCCTTCGCCCACCTTCACCTTCAACAGCCTGCAGCCCCTGACCCGCGAGGAGGCCATCCTTGCGATCGAGAGTCTGCTCAGCATCAACGGAATCGGCGTCGCCCCCCTCGGGGACAAGTTCATCAAGGTGGTGCCCATCTCAACCATCCGGACCGAAGCGCCCGAACTGGTGGTCCGTTCCTTGATCGGAGACCCACCGAGCGGCAAGGTCGTCAGCAAACTCTTCCGCCTGACCTACCTGGACTCGGCCACTTTCCAGACCCAGATCCAGCCGTTCCTCAGTCCGGGTTTCGGGACGATCATTCCGTTCCAGAATTCCAACGCCGTCATCGTGACCGACACGATCAGCAACCTGCAGCGGCTCGAGTATGTGGTCAGCGAAGTCGACCGCCCGTCCCGGTTGAACATTGAAACCAAGTTCTACACCCTTCAATACGCCACGGCCAGCGAGGTCGGCGGGCAGATCAATTCGCTCATCGAATCGGCCCGCAGCGGGTTCGGCACCCAGAAGACCACGCCCAACCGGGGGCAGGATCCCCAGGCGGCAGTCCAGCCGGTCGGACCCCCGGTTCCCGCGCCAACCGGTGAAGGCAGCGTTCCCATTGAGGTGGTCCTCGGCGGCAATACCTCGATCAACTGGGACGACCGGACCAATCAGCTGATCGTCATCACCGATCCCTCTAACCTGCCCTTTTTCGACAATATCATCGAAAAACTCGACATCGCAGCCGATCCCCCGACCCGTATCGAAGTCATCCCTCTCCAGCACGCGGACGCGACCGAGGTGGGTTCGCTGCTCAGTCAGCTTGTTTCCGGCGAAACCAAGCAGCAGGGCCTCGATGTGAGTACGAATACCGGGCAAGAACGGGCGACTCCCAGCCGCCCGACTTTTGGTTCGGGTGACTCTACTGCGGGTGGTCGGCAGCCTGGGACTCAGAATGCTTCGGCCCGAGCCGCTGTGCTTGATGCGGTGGCCACAACTTTGGAAGGTCGCGAAAGTCAGTTCAGCGAATTTATGACGATAGTGGCTGACGAGCGCAGCAACGCGCTCATTGTTTCAGGAACGAACAACGACCTCGACCTAATTGTGGCGATTATCAAGCAGATCGACATCGTGCTGGCTCAGGTTCGGATTGAAGTAATAATCGCACAAGTCCGCCTGGAGGAGAACAATGATCGCGGGATCGATCAGTTCAACCTGACCTATGACACGGCTTTGGGGCGGGTGACTTCGTTTGGCGTGGATGTGCCGACAATCAAGATTGCCGGCGACCTGATCACCGGAGAGGGTGCCACAGGAGACGACTATATCCTCGATACTGTCTTCAAAGCAGCGAAACAGAACAACAATATCAAGCTGCTCTCGGCGCCCACCATTGTCACGACGCACAACAAGGAGGCGACCATTATCGTGGCCGAATCCAGACCGATCATTACCTCAAGCCAGACTAGCTTGAATATCGGCGATTCGACCCGTTCAACCTTTCAGTTTCAGGACATCGGTATAACCCTCAAGGTTAAGCCACTGATTGGTCCGAACGATGTCATTCAGATGGAGATTGACCAGACCGTCGATGACATCATTGGGAATGTCACGATCGACAGCAACGAGCAGCCCGTAATCGGCCGCCGCCAGGCGACCTCATTTGTCAGCGTGCGAAGCTCCGAGATGATCGTTCTTGGCGGTCTGCGTGGTCAGACAATTGAGCGCAACAAGTCTCGCATGTTTCCCTTTGGTTATGTGCCGGGAATTGCTCCGCTATTTACTCGCTATACGGATAAGGACATCGACCAGGAACTGGTCGTTTTTATCCGTCCAGTGGTCATTCGCAACACGGACGATGCTTTTGTCGACGCTACAAAGCGTTTGAACCAGACAAAAGACGCAGAGTCGGTTCGAGCGTTTATGGAGAACGAGCCGGAGGAATCCAACGAAGAGAATGAGTCCTCGAAGGATTCCACCAAACCCACATCGCACTTTCACAAAAAGTAA
- a CDS encoding type II secretion system protein GspK — protein MVVVMGYVLTQFIERGLSEIAGEGYYVERDRLRHAAYGALETTLAVLADFREIEGGLQSPAQGWGDPIGFAGVEIGKGLQVTVSFEDESAKLPLNSLDEGTLYLLFDEMGITPEDSLLLTNSLLDWIDEDDDTRIEGAESDEYSFREIPHRAANRPIRNLDELAVIEGFDLYFFDEDGRPNALFDAFAQMVSPYGGSRLNANAASAMTLRAAASVGDAQLEAIADYLAGADRKPGTSDDRYFASTDELLEVIVEMPAGLTLGVDISVLSILIQVKEGDSVFELKAVLSLDGSGIPSVQTGTGQAASSAPLSQVSRSTASTTAIEYPFVFLELTEDVSHNEMAHVPLEEEEETPKT, from the coding sequence ATGGTCGTGGTCATGGGTTATGTGCTGACCCAGTTCATTGAGCGCGGTCTGTCGGAAATTGCCGGGGAGGGCTATTATGTGGAGCGCGACCGGCTTCGGCACGCAGCCTACGGCGCTCTTGAGACGACCCTGGCGGTCCTGGCCGACTTCAGGGAGATCGAAGGCGGCCTGCAGTCACCGGCCCAGGGATGGGGCGACCCGATCGGCTTTGCCGGGGTGGAGATCGGTAAAGGTCTGCAGGTCACGGTCTCCTTCGAGGATGAATCGGCCAAGCTTCCCCTGAACAGCCTCGATGAAGGCACCCTTTACCTGCTCTTTGACGAGATGGGCATCACCCCGGAGGACAGTCTTCTGTTGACCAACAGCCTGCTCGATTGGATCGACGAAGATGACGATACCCGGATCGAAGGGGCGGAATCCGACGAATACAGCTTCCGTGAGATCCCGCACCGGGCGGCCAACCGCCCGATCCGCAACCTTGACGAACTCGCGGTGATCGAGGGTTTCGACCTCTACTTCTTCGATGAGGATGGCCGGCCCAATGCGCTTTTTGATGCGTTTGCTCAAATGGTCTCGCCCTATGGGGGGAGTAGGCTCAACGCCAATGCGGCGAGTGCCATGACCCTGCGGGCCGCCGCCAGTGTCGGAGACGCCCAACTGGAAGCGATCGCGGATTACCTGGCGGGCGCGGATCGCAAGCCCGGTACCAGTGACGACCGCTACTTCGCCAGCACGGATGAGCTGCTCGAGGTGATCGTGGAGATGCCGGCCGGTCTGACCCTGGGAGTGGATATCTCGGTCCTCTCGATCCTCATCCAGGTCAAGGAAGGCGACTCGGTTTTTGAACTGAAAGCGGTTCTCTCACTTGACGGGAGTGGAATTCCGTCGGTTCAGACGGGAACTGGCCAAGCGGCTTCGTCAGCGCCCTTGAGTCAGGTGAGCCGCTCAACCGCCTCGACGACCGCCATCGAGTATCCTTTTGTTTTTCTTGAGCTGACCGAAGACGTATCTCACAACGAAATGGCGCATGTACCTCTGGAGGAAGAAGAGGAAACGCCCAAGACCTGA
- a CDS encoding prepilin-type N-terminal cleavage/methylation domain-containing protein: MSEFPTRRRSSGLFPDFGILGGIDPGPMIHTCRRGFTPRYDGGSRRKASPTDSPATRNRARRAPAGFTLLEVLMAITIGAMLMVAASTFVFSMGELWGRGTDERLFDRHVRGVSRFLDGLLRDAAANSSASGGTGAIWWEEPAGNEFNGEELLTFEVQESPGVLVWPGEALPNVVCSLLLDRDGLFLVWKSRLETDYGDVSPRRTRISPFAREIEYYYYDEESDPPVWEQSPDPETDSDGKPMVPSRLRITFTYEEETRTVNLILPRATASVPLY, translated from the coding sequence ATGAGCGAGTTTCCCACCCGTCGACGGTCCAGCGGCTTATTTCCGGATTTTGGGATCCTCGGAGGCATTGATCCAGGGCCTATGATCCATACCTGTAGGAGAGGCTTTACGCCTCGATACGACGGTGGATCGAGGCGTAAAGCCTCTCCTACGGATTCTCCAGCGACTCGCAATCGGGCACGCCGGGCCCCAGCAGGTTTCACCCTGCTGGAGGTTCTCATGGCCATCACGATCGGGGCCATGTTGATGGTGGCGGCATCAACCTTTGTCTTTTCGATGGGTGAGCTTTGGGGAAGGGGGACGGACGAACGCCTTTTCGACCGCCACGTCCGTGGCGTCAGCCGGTTTCTTGATGGTTTGCTCCGGGATGCGGCGGCCAATTCCAGTGCCTCCGGCGGGACCGGCGCCATCTGGTGGGAGGAGCCGGCCGGGAATGAGTTCAACGGAGAGGAATTGCTGACTTTTGAAGTGCAGGAAAGCCCGGGGGTTCTCGTCTGGCCGGGGGAGGCCCTTCCGAACGTGGTCTGTTCCCTTCTCCTGGACCGCGACGGTCTGTTCCTGGTCTGGAAATCGCGGCTTGAGACGGATTATGGGGACGTGTCTCCGCGGCGAACCCGGATTTCACCCTTTGCCCGGGAAATCGAATACTACTATTATGACGAAGAATCGGATCCGCCGGTCTGGGAACAGTCGCCGGATCCGGAAACGGATTCCGACGGGAAACCGATGGTCCCGAGCCGCCTGCGGATCACCTTCACCTACGAGGAGGAGACACGGACGGTGAACCTGATCCTCCCCCGCGCCACCGCGAGTGTACCGCTTTATTGA
- a CDS encoding prepilin-type N-terminal cleavage/methylation domain-containing protein — MSAETGRNRVARSGSVDDGAGFARPPGATFRRSGFTLIEVLLALALFSVSVVVLASAYINVIVGLESVRVDRVLEQEMAFVRSAVLTAPDLETLEEGGELPTGELGLAYWEAELEPTAIADLFVVRVSITIEGTRETEGKTLNERLIVLRPGWSEPVDREELRAESKERIAELKLNRPL; from the coding sequence ATGAGCGCTGAAACCGGCAGGAACAGGGTGGCGCGGTCCGGGTCGGTCGATGACGGAGCCGGCTTTGCGAGGCCGCCGGGGGCGACCTTCCGGCGTTCCGGCTTCACTCTGATCGAGGTCCTGCTGGCACTCGCCCTCTTCTCGGTCTCGGTCGTGGTCTTGGCGTCGGCCTATATCAACGTGATCGTCGGTCTCGAGTCGGTTCGGGTCGATCGCGTCCTTGAGCAGGAGATGGCGTTTGTCCGATCGGCTGTCCTGACTGCTCCGGATCTGGAGACGCTCGAAGAGGGCGGCGAACTGCCGACCGGCGAGCTGGGGCTGGCCTATTGGGAAGCGGAGCTGGAGCCAACGGCGATTGCCGACCTCTTCGTTGTCCGTGTCTCGATCACGATTGAGGGCACCCGGGAAACGGAGGGCAAGACCCTCAACGAGCGTTTGATCGTTCTCCGACCCGGCTGGTCGGAGCCGGTCGATCGGGAGGAATTGCGGGCGGAGTCGAAGGAGCGCATCGCCGAGCTCAAACTGAACCGGCCGCTATGA
- the gspG gene encoding type II secretion system major pseudopilin GspG: protein MVESRKPSRRAAFTLFEILIVIALIALLAGVAITNVGKIFGGGQESIAEIFVNDAMKAPLTSYRIHTGSYPTTSQGLQALITAPDGASGRWKGPYIETKGGALPTDPWGSPYQYRYPGTRNPDGYDLFSLGPDKQESADDIGNW, encoded by the coding sequence ATGGTTGAATCCCGGAAACCCTCCCGCCGAGCCGCCTTCACGCTTTTTGAAATCCTCATCGTCATTGCGCTGATCGCGCTCCTGGCGGGCGTGGCCATCACCAATGTCGGCAAGATCTTCGGCGGTGGCCAGGAGTCGATTGCGGAAATCTTCGTCAACGATGCGATGAAGGCGCCCCTGACCAGTTATCGCATCCACACCGGGTCCTATCCGACCACGAGCCAGGGGCTGCAGGCCCTGATCACTGCGCCGGATGGCGCGAGCGGCCGCTGGAAGGGTCCTTACATCGAGACCAAGGGCGGGGCGCTTCCGACCGACCCCTGGGGTTCTCCCTACCAATACCGATATCCGGGAACACGGAACCCGGATGGTTATGACCTCTTTTCTCTCGGGCCGGACAAACAGGAATCTGCCGACGATATTGGCAACTGGTGA
- a CDS encoding YceH family protein has translation MSESPPPVASRLSVVEARVLAVLIEKEQTTPDNYPLSLNATVNACNQKSNRDPVMALNELEVEHALDSLRRRKLVVIFSGAESRVPKFKHSFDQVFPVGLAERVVLCELILRGPQTPGELRGHCERMHAFADTAAVTAVLTQLMEGPGDPLVTRLERQPGQKEQRYLQLISETPEGSNAEALVTQPLTVTLTLPPEVEERLRSLEETCAELRAEVARLKELILGL, from the coding sequence ATGAGTGAATCGCCCCCTCCTGTCGCCTCCAGGCTGTCGGTCGTCGAGGCCCGCGTTCTCGCCGTCCTCATCGAAAAGGAACAGACCACCCCGGACAATTACCCGCTCTCGCTCAACGCCACGGTCAACGCCTGCAACCAGAAGTCGAACCGCGATCCGGTCATGGCTCTGAATGAACTCGAGGTGGAACATGCCCTCGACAGCCTGCGGCGCCGGAAACTCGTCGTCATCTTTTCCGGAGCCGAATCCCGCGTCCCCAAATTCAAGCATTCCTTCGACCAGGTCTTTCCCGTGGGTCTGGCCGAAAGGGTCGTTCTCTGCGAACTCATCCTCCGGGGTCCCCAGACACCCGGAGAACTGCGCGGCCACTGCGAACGCATGCATGCCTTTGCCGACACGGCCGCCGTCACCGCGGTCCTGACCCAGTTGATGGAGGGACCCGGGGATCCGCTCGTCACTCGTCTCGAACGGCAGCCCGGTCAGAAAGAACAACGCTATCTCCAATTGATCTCGGAGACACCCGAAGGATCGAACGCCGAGGCTCTGGTGACCCAGCCCCTGACCGTAACCCTGACGCTGCCCCCGGAAGTCGAGGAACGGCTCCGCTCGCTTGAGGAGACCTGCGCCGAATTGCGCGCCGAAGTGGCCCGGCTCAAGGAACTGATTCTGGGTTTATGA
- a CDS encoding response regulator transcription factor → MKTVVVIEDQTAIREMLAEFIRMSPGYEILDMFGDGQVGLDRCLELKPDIVVLDVGLPGLNGIEVLRQLTAKLPSVKVLVFSGKGSPSNIRELLSAGAQSYVDKMDGFQEFRKGLEIITAGGTFIGPKMASAMRTLIRNPDAGRTGGTLSNRERQILQLVAESFSTREIASRLGLSIRTVDNHRTNIMRKLNLHNVAALTRYAIKHELVESFA, encoded by the coding sequence ATGAAAACAGTGGTAGTCATTGAGGACCAAACGGCAATTCGGGAAATGCTCGCGGAGTTCATCCGTATGAGCCCGGGTTACGAAATACTAGATATGTTCGGCGATGGTCAGGTAGGCCTGGATCGCTGCCTGGAACTGAAGCCGGATATCGTCGTCCTCGACGTCGGTCTGCCCGGGCTGAACGGGATCGAGGTGCTGCGACAGCTCACCGCAAAACTCCCTTCGGTCAAGGTGCTGGTCTTCTCCGGCAAGGGAAGCCCGTCGAACATCCGCGAACTCCTGTCGGCCGGAGCCCAGAGCTACGTCGACAAGATGGACGGTTTCCAGGAATTCCGGAAGGGCCTGGAGATCATCACGGCCGGCGGAACTTTCATCGGCCCGAAAATGGCCAGCGCGATGCGGACTCTGATCCGCAATCCCGACGCCGGCCGGACCGGAGGAACCCTCTCCAACCGGGAAAGACAGATTCTCCAATTGGTGGCCGAAAGCTTTTCCACCCGCGAAATTGCCTCCCGCCTCGGACTCAGCATCCGGACGGTCGACAACCACCGGACCAACATCATGCGGAAGCTCAATCTGCACAACGTCGCCGCCCTGACACGTTACGCCATCAAGCACGAGTTGGTCGAATCATTCGCCTGA
- a CDS encoding PAS domain S-box protein — protein MAFPTPAQSDLRVNGSSKRAPKIAAETSPAPTATEHEALLQLTQALFCSVTFSGCIRSVSQTWCDKLGVGHDEAIGEHFLSFVHEDDAEFCQEEFQRLLTGNPPRDNAVRLNCRDGSVRWMNLKAGVNREHEVIHILATDITVDRCSKHALPDPTLILDQVGQGVVVVDAGQPGMPIAYANLGFERLTGYLRNEAKGKPFHFLTGPRSDPATLETIQNAMSRGESLTEEILHYRKDGSEFWDQLILSPVIDNRGRITHFIAVLEDFTGRRLVTEALRENNQSLNDALRDLKKTKEVVIQRERLHALGQMASGIAHDFNNLLAPIVGFSELLITMPEYLRDEDRARGYLEKIRKSAQEGAAVVSRMREFYRKRDDEEDLVPVDMAEVAREAINLTAHHWRNQAEARGLRIKVDSRIDAVSRVLGSGSDLRQAITNLILNSVDAMPSDGRITVVCRERDDWVTLEVEDTGSGMDEETRRQCLEPFFTTKGQAGTGLGLAIVFGIVQRHRGRMEVDSAPGRGTRISLELPVCRQLHIQSKDTQNQAKADAMDILLIDDESLLLEAVSEHLMNMGHRASCHVDPSKALECLYKEDFDLVITDRAMPGMTGDQLARAVKEFRPDLPVVLLTGFGDIILQTGEQPENIDLVLSKPVSVNTIRNTLARFARDQSPSMTTPSLR, from the coding sequence ATGGCCTTCCCCACCCCCGCCCAGTCCGATCTTCGGGTCAACGGTTCCAGCAAGCGGGCGCCGAAGATCGCCGCGGAGACCTCCCCGGCCCCGACCGCCACCGAGCACGAGGCACTGCTTCAACTGACCCAGGCCCTTTTCTGTTCGGTCACTTTCTCCGGCTGTATCCGGTCGGTCAGCCAGACCTGGTGCGACAAACTCGGGGTCGGACACGACGAAGCGATCGGGGAACATTTCCTCAGCTTTGTTCACGAAGACGACGCCGAATTCTGCCAGGAGGAATTCCAGAGGCTTCTGACCGGAAACCCACCCCGCGACAATGCCGTCCGTCTGAATTGCCGCGACGGGTCGGTGCGCTGGATGAACCTGAAGGCCGGCGTCAACCGGGAACATGAAGTCATCCATATCCTGGCGACGGATATCACCGTCGATCGCTGCTCAAAACACGCCCTTCCCGATCCCACTCTGATCCTCGACCAGGTCGGCCAGGGTGTCGTCGTGGTCGACGCCGGGCAACCCGGCATGCCCATCGCCTACGCGAACCTCGGTTTCGAACGACTCACCGGCTACCTCCGCAATGAGGCCAAGGGGAAACCCTTCCACTTTCTGACCGGTCCGCGGTCCGATCCCGCCACGCTGGAAACCATCCAGAACGCCATGAGCCGGGGTGAGTCCCTGACCGAGGAGATTCTCCACTACCGAAAGGACGGATCGGAGTTCTGGGACCAGCTCATCCTCTCGCCGGTCATCGACAACCGCGGTCGGATCACCCACTTCATCGCCGTCCTCGAAGACTTCACTGGACGCAGACTCGTCACCGAGGCTCTTCGGGAGAACAATCAGAGCCTGAACGACGCCCTTCGCGATCTGAAGAAGACCAAGGAAGTCGTCATCCAGCGGGAACGCCTCCACGCCCTCGGCCAGATGGCCAGTGGCATCGCCCACGACTTCAACAACCTGCTTGCTCCCATCGTCGGATTCTCCGAGCTCCTCATCACCATGCCGGAATACCTGCGGGATGAGGACCGCGCCCGTGGCTACCTCGAGAAGATTCGCAAGTCCGCCCAGGAAGGTGCGGCCGTGGTGAGTCGGATGAGGGAATTCTACCGGAAACGCGATGACGAGGAAGACCTCGTCCCGGTCGACATGGCCGAAGTGGCCCGGGAGGCCATCAACCTGACCGCCCATCACTGGCGCAACCAGGCCGAGGCCAGGGGCCTCCGGATCAAGGTCGACTCCCGCATCGATGCGGTCTCCCGCGTGCTGGGCAGCGGTTCCGATCTGCGCCAGGCGATCACCAATCTCATTCTCAACAGTGTCGACGCGATGCCGTCCGACGGCCGGATCACCGTGGTCTGCCGCGAGCGCGATGACTGGGTGACCCTGGAAGTGGAGGACACCGGCTCGGGGATGGACGAAGAGACCCGACGCCAATGCCTCGAGCCTTTCTTCACCACCAAGGGACAGGCCGGCACCGGTCTCGGTCTCGCCATCGTCTTCGGCATCGTCCAGCGCCATCGGGGAAGAATGGAGGTTGACTCGGCTCCCGGACGGGGAACCCGCATCTCCCTCGAGCTCCCGGTCTGCCGCCAGCTGCATATCCAATCCAAGGATACCCAGAACCAAGCCAAGGCCGACGCCATGGACATTCTGCTCATCGACGACGAAAGCCTCCTGCTCGAAGCCGTCTCCGAACACCTCATGAACATGGGCCACCGCGCCTCCTGCCATGTCGACCCGAGCAAGGCGCTCGAATGCCTCTACAAGGAGGACTTCGATCTTGTCATCACCGACCGGGCCATGCCCGGCATGACCGGCGACCAGCTCGCCAGGGCGGTCAAGGAATTCCGGCCGGACCTGCCCGTCGTCCTGCTGACCGGCTTCGGGGACATCATCCTCCAGACCGGCGAGCAGCCCGAAAACATCGATCTCGTCCTGAGCAAGCCCGTATCCGTAAATACAATACGAAACACCCTCGCCCGCTTTGCCCGGGATCAATCCCCCTCGATGACCACCCCGTCCTTGCGGTAG